One Candidatus Saccharimonadales bacterium genomic window carries:
- a CDS encoding Pr6Pr family membrane protein, which yields MKKQNFISWVRIGFGALGIAAIVTQLYTSILNGKNIANFFSFFTIESNILASILFLVLGILGLKGIRQKSDLIRGAITLYMTMTGIIYVLLLSGSPNLELTLPWVNMTLHYILPVAILVDWLVTPPARAITYKKALSWISFPIAYVAYSFIRGAIISWYPYPFLDPGQSGWGYVIIMSLIITGGVLILIKLLTLRFQKK from the coding sequence ATGAAAAAACAAAACTTTATCTCGTGGGTAAGAATAGGGTTCGGCGCCCTCGGCATCGCTGCTATCGTTACACAGCTATACACTAGCATCCTTAATGGCAAAAACATCGCTAACTTTTTCAGCTTTTTTACTATCGAAAGTAACATTCTTGCTTCGATACTTTTTCTTGTACTAGGTATCCTTGGGCTAAAGGGAATTCGCCAAAAAAGCGATCTTATAAGGGGCGCTATCACACTTTACATGACGATGACTGGTATAATTTACGTTTTGCTACTTTCGGGCAGCCCCAATCTCGAGCTTACTCTACCATGGGTAAATATGACCCTTCATTATATACTACCTGTCGCTATTCTGGTTGATTGGCTCGTTACTCCTCCCGCTAGGGCAATCACTTACAAAAAAGCGCTCAGCTGGATCAGTTTTCCTATCGCATATGTTGCCTACAGCTTCATTCGTGGCGCGATCATAAGCTGGTACCCATATCCATTTCTTGATCCGGGACAGAGCGGGTGGGGATACGTCATTATAATGAGTCTTATTATTACTGGCGGCGTATTGATACTCATTAAGCTTCTAACACTTCGTTTTCAAAAGAAATAA
- a CDS encoding ATP-dependent DNA helicase — MDFSTRYAALNSAQKQAVDTIDGPVMVIAGPGTGKTELLSMRTANILQKTDTLPQNILCLTFTESGATAMRERLRRIIGPSAYNVGIYTFHGFGTEVINQNGAFFYHGSDFKPADDLTSYEILQGIFDTLAYDNPIASKLDGEYTHLNDTLKTISELKQSGLTSDELLAILDTNDRVIDEVEKPLQDAFAARLSKSTISTLLPLVEIIRSVDGTTNIPSIPALSTVLADSLEAALSDATEQNSTKPISAWRTLWMRKDDNNQFALKAKLNATKLRAVSYVYYQYLLKMQEAKLYDFDDMILRVVHAMEVFPELRFNLQERYQYIMVDEFQDTNLAQMRILYNLTNNEVNADNPNILVVGDDDQAIYSFQGADVGNINGFLKLFPQTTRITLTDNYRSSATILEKAREVIVQGETRLETLLPDLNKTLTPHMIPKETKVALVELPTATDERAWIAQDIATKIKSGIPAETIAILARRHREIEALLPYLLEQKIPVAYEKQHNVLDLEPIQLIELVGNILVSLYEGRLEDADSLMPQLLAHPAFRVAPLSVWQLSLRAQESHKGWLEVMSVSPDFIPLHTWLITRSQELPHTPLERMIDRIIGRIDTEEPYLSPIANYFFSVEALKASPEQYVTYLEGLRSIRTKLLEHHPNEVPTLQAFLEFVQLHRDLRTTLMNIKPAASDNTAVKLMSAHKSKGLEFDHVYIMGTIDSAWGERVRTRSRLIGYPANLPLATAGDTYDERLRLFFVAMTRAKTHLTLSYSLANDLGKDTLAAKFLTGIALEPTTATLLSSMRDTTTQAEIAWYQPVISPVTSTLKEALMPLLERYKLSATHVNAFLDITHGGPGGFLVNNLLRFPQGKSPSASYGSAIHTALQRAHSHLAATGKQRPHEDILHDYEESLRSAHLTEHDFQAYLQKGSMALSTYLNAKYDTFIPSQKAELNFAGQSVFIGDAHLTGSLDLVDFSDNSITITDYKTGRPAKSWQGRDEYEKVKLHKYKQQLMFYYLLVTHSRDFAKYDIEKAVLQFIEATPQQEIVSLEARFSREDLEEFAQLVQIIWRHIQALDLPDVSGYDTSYQGIIAFEKDLLEGKI, encoded by the coding sequence ATGGATTTTTCAACACGTTACGCCGCGCTTAATAGTGCGCAAAAACAAGCGGTCGATACGATCGACGGTCCCGTGATGGTTATTGCCGGACCAGGAACAGGGAAAACCGAACTTTTAAGTATGCGCACGGCCAATATTCTTCAAAAGACCGACACGCTTCCTCAAAATATCCTTTGCCTCACTTTTACGGAAAGTGGCGCCACGGCCATGCGCGAACGCTTGCGCCGCATTATTGGCCCGAGCGCATACAACGTAGGCATCTACACGTTTCATGGTTTCGGCACGGAAGTAATTAATCAGAATGGCGCCTTCTTTTATCACGGTTCCGACTTTAAACCTGCTGATGATTTAACAAGTTATGAGATTCTCCAGGGCATATTTGATACGCTCGCCTACGACAATCCCATAGCCAGCAAACTTGATGGTGAGTACACGCATTTGAACGATACGCTAAAAACCATCTCCGAGTTAAAACAAAGCGGACTCACAAGCGATGAACTACTTGCCATCCTTGATACCAACGACCGGGTTATCGATGAAGTAGAAAAACCTTTGCAAGATGCGTTCGCCGCGCGGCTTTCCAAGTCAACGATAAGCACGCTTTTGCCGTTGGTTGAAATTATCCGAAGCGTCGATGGAACAACTAATATTCCGAGCATCCCAGCGCTCTCGACTGTTCTTGCCGACAGTCTAGAAGCAGCGCTGTCTGATGCAACCGAGCAAAACTCGACCAAACCCATCAGTGCATGGCGAACACTGTGGATGCGCAAAGACGACAATAATCAATTCGCACTAAAGGCAAAACTAAACGCAACAAAACTTCGCGCCGTCAGCTATGTGTACTACCAATACCTCCTCAAAATGCAAGAAGCGAAACTCTATGATTTTGATGATATGATCCTTCGTGTCGTACACGCCATGGAGGTGTTTCCGGAACTTCGTTTCAACCTTCAAGAACGGTATCAATACATCATGGTAGATGAATTTCAGGATACCAATCTTGCGCAAATGCGTATCCTTTATAACCTTACTAATAATGAAGTGAACGCGGATAACCCAAACATCCTCGTGGTAGGAGATGATGATCAGGCAATTTACAGTTTTCAAGGCGCAGATGTAGGTAACATTAACGGTTTTTTGAAGCTATTTCCTCAAACGACCCGCATTACCCTAACCGACAATTATCGTTCATCCGCCACGATTCTGGAAAAGGCCAGGGAGGTGATTGTTCAGGGCGAAACCCGACTCGAGACACTATTGCCAGATCTTAATAAAACGCTGACACCTCATATGATCCCCAAGGAAACAAAAGTGGCCCTTGTGGAACTTCCCACGGCAACGGACGAAAGAGCCTGGATAGCACAGGATATCGCTACAAAAATCAAGAGCGGTATACCCGCCGAAACGATTGCAATTCTCGCGCGGCGCCACCGCGAAATCGAAGCGCTCCTTCCATACCTTTTAGAGCAGAAAATTCCCGTAGCTTACGAAAAACAACATAATGTTCTCGACCTAGAACCGATTCAGCTCATCGAATTAGTAGGAAATATCCTCGTCTCACTCTATGAAGGTCGATTGGAAGATGCCGACAGCCTCATGCCTCAACTCCTCGCACATCCTGCGTTCAGAGTCGCACCCCTAAGTGTTTGGCAGTTAAGTTTGCGCGCGCAGGAAAGTCACAAAGGTTGGCTTGAAGTGATGAGCGTGTCGCCCGATTTTATCCCGCTTCATACATGGCTTATTACACGTTCGCAGGAGCTTCCGCACACTCCGCTGGAGCGGATGATCGATCGCATTATAGGGCGTATCGACACCGAAGAACCGTATCTTTCTCCTATCGCAAACTACTTCTTTTCGGTAGAAGCCCTGAAAGCATCACCTGAGCAATATGTTACATACCTGGAAGGGCTCAGGAGCATCCGCACAAAACTCCTTGAGCACCATCCAAACGAAGTGCCAACACTCCAGGCATTCCTCGAATTCGTACAACTTCACCGTGACCTACGAACAACCCTTATGAACATCAAGCCAGCCGCAAGTGATAACACAGCTGTAAAACTTATGTCCGCCCACAAGTCAAAAGGGCTCGAATTCGACCACGTTTACATAATGGGCACCATCGATTCTGCTTGGGGGGAACGAGTAAGAACGCGGTCTCGCCTTATTGGTTATCCGGCTAATCTCCCGCTCGCTACAGCAGGCGATACATACGACGAGCGTCTAAGATTATTCTTCGTTGCGATGACCCGCGCTAAGACGCACTTGACGCTCAGCTACTCTCTTGCAAACGACTTAGGTAAAGATACTTTAGCCGCAAAGTTTCTCACGGGAATTGCCCTAGAGCCCACCACAGCCACGCTTCTGTCGTCGATGCGCGACACCACCACGCAAGCCGAAATCGCGTGGTACCAACCGGTCATATCGCCAGTTACTTCCACACTTAAAGAAGCGCTCATGCCTCTCCTCGAGCGCTACAAACTCAGTGCCACCCACGTCAATGCGTTTCTCGATATTACTCACGGCGGTCCCGGAGGGTTTTTGGTAAATAACTTGCTTCGGTTTCCGCAGGGAAAATCACCAAGCGCAAGCTATGGGTCCGCCATACACACCGCACTCCAGCGCGCCCACTCCCATCTCGCAGCCACCGGCAAGCAGCGGCCACACGAAGATATTCTTCACGATTATGAGGAATCGCTTCGTAGCGCCCATCTGACCGAACATGACTTCCAAGCATACCTCCAAAAAGGAAGCATGGCACTATCAACATACCTTAATGCAAAATATGATACGTTCATCCCAAGTCAAAAGGCCGAATTAAACTTCGCGGGACAATCTGTTTTTATCGGCGACGCTCACTTAACAGGCAGCCTCGATCTGGTTGATTTTTCCGATAACTCAATTACGATTACCGACTACAAAACCGGAAGACCAGCCAAAAGTTGGCAGGGAAGAGACGAATACGAGAAAGTAAAACTACACAAATACAAGCAGCAGCTCATGTTTTACTATTTACTTGTCACCCACTCGCGCGACTTTGCAAAATACGATATTGAAAAAGCAGTTCTCCAATTTATTGAAGCCACACCCCAGCAAGAAATAGTAAGTTTAGAAGCCCGCTTCTCCCGGGAAGACCTTGAAGAATTCGCCCAGCTCGTTCAAATAATCTGGCGACACATTCAAGCCCTCGACCTTCCTGATGTGAGCGGTTATGATACTTCTTACCAGGGTATCATTGCTTTCGAAAAGGATCTGCTTGAGGGCAAAATCTAA
- a CDS encoding DUF4396 domain-containing protein, translating to MHQESNKIALNATLHCLAGCAIGEITGLVLGTIFGWPNLVTIAVAIAMAFAFGYTLSLIPLVKSGMALTAAMPLVLAADTLSIFTMEVVDNATVIAIPGAMSAGLVNPVFWLSLAASLFLAFWAAFPVNRYLIRKGKGHALVHNEHH from the coding sequence ATGCATCAAGAAAGTAACAAAATCGCTTTGAACGCTACCCTGCACTGTCTCGCAGGATGCGCTATTGGTGAAATTACCGGGCTAGTTTTGGGTACTATTTTTGGCTGGCCTAATCTTGTGACGATCGCTGTTGCCATTGCGATGGCATTTGCCTTTGGATATACACTATCGCTCATTCCTCTTGTAAAGTCGGGCATGGCTTTAACTGCGGCTATGCCACTTGTTCTTGCTGCTGATACACTTTCAATTTTTACGATGGAAGTTGTTGATAACGCTACGGTTATTGCTATTCCCGGTGCAATGAGCGCAGGGCTCGTAAACCCTGTATTTTGGCTATCACTCGCTGCCTCGCTCTTCTTGGCATTTTGGGCCGCGTTTCCTGTTAATCGCTATCTTATCCGTAAAGGCAAAGGACATGCACTTGTTCATAATGAACACCATTAG
- a CDS encoding Crp/Fnr family transcriptional regulator — translation MNSAGKEKAELFFKKYKTKSFKKDQVILLAHDKPKYAYFITEGWVKQYDITQKGNEVVVNVFKPGSAFMVLTALTGLPSAYYFSAGSDITVHYVPINDASTFVTRNPDVLKDMLINAYIGYEDLLRRVTYLMKGGASGRVIFEILFDIRGQNGKILGNIRSLSITESDLALRAGLSRETVSREISILKKKKLLSDTQKIKVLNVKKLEAELETLF, via the coding sequence ATGAACAGTGCGGGGAAGGAAAAAGCAGAACTCTTTTTCAAGAAATATAAAACAAAAAGCTTCAAAAAAGATCAAGTGATTCTTCTTGCACATGACAAGCCAAAATATGCCTACTTTATTACCGAAGGATGGGTAAAGCAGTACGATATCACACAAAAGGGAAATGAGGTTGTCGTAAATGTATTTAAGCCAGGCAGTGCTTTCATGGTTTTAACAGCGCTCACGGGTCTGCCAAGCGCCTACTATTTCTCAGCCGGCAGCGATATTACTGTACATTACGTACCGATTAACGATGCCAGTACCTTCGTCACCCGGAATCCCGACGTCCTAAAAGACATGCTTATTAATGCATATATAGGATACGAGGACTTATTGCGGCGCGTCACCTATCTTATGAAGGGCGGGGCAAGCGGCCGGGTTATCTTTGAGATATTATTTGACATTCGAGGCCAAAACGGAAAAATACTAGGGAACATCCGATCACTTTCTATTACCGAATCCGATCTCGCCCTTCGTGCCGGGCTTTCACGAGAGACGGTCAGCCGCGAGATCTCAATCCTTAAGAAAAAGAAGTTACTTTCAGATACACAAAAAATCAAAGTTCTGAATGTCAAAAAGCTCGAAGCCGAACTTGAAACATTATTTTAA
- a CDS encoding fibronectin type III domain-containing protein, translated as MRKNNNGFTIVEIVVTVMVISILVTVAFFGYTRVQIDSRNSVRSSRAKIIVEALEKYYAKNGEYPSCAAMTQSGNQVSTNVLPGIEISALTTPTSPSGTTNSITCTALSSGSNDLYAYVGDGSTTCATGNACLQYTLQYKDESSGNIVSMDSRHRTQIAATTGTTITATTIGNTQINLSWAAANNATSYQLQQALDANFTNSVVTSSPSGLTASATGLVPGETYYFRVAPIGSTGQGTWSNTASAVTSISAPSGTPVMSASIVGSNAQGDITGTVTCASGTVQYQIRYRSTATATMGSWSSWTPWGSGLSLSTAASQGFQYGFQAQAQCQGPDVASSASAQSNIPTAVRAISTPAAPTYLSPGSFKSTVHAIVNYAGSCPAGTNTISTTFRSRAWTGSNWGPNPWGFDDWWTNNTGSNRNVEYWGKYQCQTTYSTSAMSPESYNSIVVTP; from the coding sequence ATGAGAAAAAATAACAACGGTTTTACCATTGTTGAAATCGTGGTCACGGTGATGGTTATTAGCATCCTCGTAACAGTGGCCTTCTTTGGATACACCCGTGTACAGATAGACTCTCGAAACTCAGTCCGTTCTTCCCGGGCCAAAATCATTGTTGAGGCTCTTGAGAAGTATTATGCAAAAAATGGCGAATACCCTAGTTGTGCCGCCATGACACAAAGCGGAAACCAGGTGAGCACCAACGTTTTACCGGGCATTGAAATAAGCGCGCTCACAACCCCAACGAGTCCCAGTGGCACCACCAACTCGATCACGTGCACGGCTCTCTCCAGCGGAAGCAATGATCTGTACGCATACGTGGGTGACGGCAGCACAACTTGTGCGACCGGCAACGCCTGTTTGCAATATACACTTCAGTATAAGGATGAAAGCTCTGGAAACATCGTTTCTATGGATAGCCGCCACCGTACGCAAATCGCCGCAACAACAGGAACTACCATCACCGCTACGACTATCGGTAATACTCAGATAAATCTATCGTGGGCCGCGGCAAATAACGCGACGAGCTATCAACTTCAGCAGGCACTTGATGCAAACTTTACAAATAGTGTCGTCACATCCAGTCCAAGCGGACTTACCGCATCGGCGACCGGGTTGGTACCGGGCGAAACGTACTACTTCCGGGTTGCGCCAATTGGATCAACAGGCCAGGGAACATGGTCGAATACCGCCAGCGCGGTCACCTCAATCAGCGCACCTAGCGGCACACCAGTAATGAGCGCTTCAATCGTCGGAAGTAACGCCCAAGGAGACATAACCGGGACCGTTACCTGTGCATCAGGAACCGTCCAGTATCAAATTCGTTACCGAAGCACCGCAACAGCGACCATGGGTTCGTGGTCAAGCTGGACCCCGTGGGGGTCAGGGTTATCTCTTAGCACCGCTGCTTCCCAAGGATTCCAATACGGATTCCAGGCGCAAGCTCAATGCCAGGGGCCAGATGTCGCGAGTAGCGCCTCTGCGCAAAGTAACATACCAACAGCCGTCCGCGCCATAAGCACGCCTGCCGCACCAACATATCTCAGCCCAGGTTCATTCAAGTCTACCGTTCATGCAATCGTAAACTACGCCGGCTCCTGTCCAGCAGGCACGAACACAATTAGCACGACTTTCCGTAGTCGAGCCTGGACGGGAAGCAACTGGGGACCGAACCCCTGGGGATTTGACGATTGGTGGACTAACAATACTGGTTCAAACAGAAACGTTGAATATTGGGGTAAATATCAATGCCAAACCACATACTCAACCTCCGCAATGTCCCCCGAATCATACAATTCTATCGTGGTAACCCCATAA
- a CDS encoding YdcF family protein has translation MITHPDVENAILLLGHMPDHQGRIQEGTKIRVKCAARLYCEGVAPVVIPSGWYMPKDDTLRKFREAYIMERYLHEAFGNDIKTICEPYSTSVPENLLFTQALFPNLRKLAVVTGELFEERTRLLADMVFDGEVEVAIYTCSDGLSTVANEQRLKRNLECMLGNIAPGNLKILMADPDSEGNLRSGWTAMNEKHKHTCTLHPV, from the coding sequence GTGATTACTCACCCAGATGTAGAGAATGCAATTCTGCTACTTGGCCACATGCCCGATCACCAGGGCCGAATTCAGGAAGGAACAAAGATTCGCGTAAAGTGCGCCGCAAGGCTGTACTGCGAGGGAGTCGCACCTGTTGTTATTCCTTCAGGATGGTATATGCCTAAAGATGACACGCTGCGAAAGTTCCGAGAAGCTTACATTATGGAGCGGTATCTCCACGAAGCATTCGGCAATGATATTAAGACGATTTGCGAGCCATACTCCACGAGCGTGCCGGAAAACTTGCTGTTCACCCAAGCGCTGTTTCCGAACTTGCGCAAACTTGCCGTCGTGACAGGTGAGTTGTTTGAAGAACGAACGAGACTCCTGGCAGACATGGTCTTCGACGGAGAAGTTGAAGTTGCCATTTATACATGCTCGGACGGACTGAGTACTGTCGCTAACGAGCAGCGCCTAAAGCGAAACCTCGAATGCATGTTAGGCAATATAGCCCCTGGCAACCTCAAAATACTCATGGCTGACCCCGATAGCGAAGGCAACCTACGCTCTGGGTGGACAGCAATGAACGAAAAGCACAAGCACACCTGCACGCTACATCCCGTGTAA
- a CDS encoding class E sortase codes for MPLPKEWNEPVSHDIAKLTENRLYIPKLKLNVPYGITEEALNSGAWHRYPERGDSEKGGNFILAGHRFEMGWTYQEINKKSPFYHIDQLHVGDDIFIDFNGKRYQYKIEDRLKVKPTQIEIEASSNDAKLTLYTCTLGGEMDGREVIVARLKTTDVDPSLQF; via the coding sequence ATGCCACTTCCCAAAGAGTGGAATGAACCCGTGTCTCACGACATTGCAAAACTCACCGAAAATAGGCTTTATATTCCTAAGCTTAAACTAAATGTACCTTATGGCATCACTGAAGAAGCGCTTAATAGTGGCGCTTGGCACCGTTACCCGGAACGCGGCGACTCCGAAAAAGGTGGCAATTTTATTCTTGCTGGGCATCGTTTTGAAATGGGCTGGACATACCAAGAAATAAATAAAAAATCTCCTTTTTATCATATCGATCAGCTTCATGTAGGTGATGATATATTCATTGATTTCAATGGAAAACGCTACCAGTACAAAATAGAGGATCGGCTCAAAGTAAAGCCGACACAAATTGAGATTGAGGCCTCAAGCAACGACGCTAAACTAACCCTATACACTTGTACGCTAGGGGGTGAAATGGACGGCCGGGAAGTCATCGTCGCTAGGCTGAAAACTACCGACGTAGATCCTTCGCTACAGTTCTAA
- a CDS encoding DUF305 domain-containing protein, producing the protein METKALVCGIVGFILGGLLVSVAATTFNKPQPQDMTMEAMVSSLKNKTGDEYDAAFINEMINHHQGAIDMAKMSVDRASHKEIKDLSNTIITAQEKEIAEMKQWQDMWGFKTTHNSMHGM; encoded by the coding sequence ATGGAAACAAAAGCATTAGTATGCGGAATTGTGGGCTTTATTTTAGGCGGGTTGCTCGTATCGGTCGCAGCAACAACGTTTAATAAACCTCAGCCGCAAGATATGACTATGGAAGCCATGGTAAGCTCACTAAAAAACAAAACCGGCGATGAGTATGATGCCGCTTTCATTAATGAAATGATCAATCATCATCAGGGTGCTATTGATATGGCAAAAATGAGCGTCGACCGGGCAAGTCATAAAGAAATCAAAGATCTCTCAAACACGATTATTACTGCGCAGGAAAAAGAGATAGCCGAAATGAAGCAGTGGCAGGATATGTGGGGTTTCAAGACAACCCATAATTCGATGCATGGTATGTAG
- a CDS encoding DUF1622 domain-containing protein: MFDMFDFSSFAQTAGKLLDAAGVVVILAGAILASCALIVAIAKRKSVHELYRSYRHNLARSILVGLEFLVAGDIIRSVAGNLNMDSVIILAVIVVIRSLLGVEFEMEIEGRWPWQRAKK, translated from the coding sequence ATGTTTGATATGTTTGATTTTTCATCTTTCGCACAAACGGCGGGTAAGCTTCTCGACGCAGCGGGAGTCGTCGTTATCCTGGCAGGAGCTATTTTAGCTTCATGCGCGCTTATTGTCGCCATAGCTAAACGAAAAAGTGTTCATGAGCTCTACAGATCCTACCGCCATAACCTAGCTAGGAGTATTCTCGTTGGTCTTGAATTCCTTGTTGCAGGCGATATTATTCGCTCGGTGGCCGGTAATTTAAATATGGACAGCGTTATTATTCTAGCGGTTATCGTAGTGATTCGATCGCTACTCGGTGTTGAATTTGAAATGGAAATTGAAGGCCGCTGGCCGTGGCAACGCGCTAAAAAATAA
- a CDS encoding NUDIX domain-containing protein: MTILDDQQCSHCGRWKNRGVTVDALLIWRGQILLMERAEEPYQGYLALPGGWLETDHPSTAFTAALELLQETGVKGINPTLVGVFDNPERHPEQAISIAISSP, from the coding sequence GTGACTATACTTGATGACCAACAATGTTCGCACTGTGGCCGCTGGAAGAATCGTGGCGTAACCGTCGACGCGCTCCTCATCTGGAGGGGGCAGATCCTACTGATGGAGCGAGCTGAAGAACCCTATCAGGGGTACCTGGCATTGCCGGGTGGATGGCTCGAGACCGATCACCCAAGCACGGCCTTTACAGCCGCACTGGAGCTATTGCAGGAAACGGGGGTGAAGGGTATCAACCCGACGCTTGTAGGCGTCTTCGACAATCCCGAACGTCATCCCGAGCAGGCGATCTCGATCGCAATATCAAGCCCTTGA
- the atpC gene encoding ATP synthase F1 subunit epsilon — translation MKLELITLLGTKLNQDIYEVIIPTADGEIAVFPGHEPLVTVALPGALAVRYQKNDPNDMLDYFAISGGVVEVSQTGVRILVDEADHGDDIIEAESKAALDRAIAMRDNAGSQVELEKAHQLVDRHAVRLKVAELRRRHRH, via the coding sequence ATGAAATTAGAACTCATTACTTTGCTTGGCACGAAACTCAATCAGGATATTTATGAAGTTATTATTCCAACGGCAGATGGCGAGATCGCTGTTTTTCCTGGTCACGAGCCCCTCGTGACAGTGGCACTTCCAGGAGCACTCGCAGTTCGATACCAAAAAAATGATCCGAACGACATGCTGGATTACTTCGCTATTAGTGGTGGCGTAGTGGAAGTCTCTCAGACAGGAGTGCGAATTTTAGTTGATGAGGCTGATCATGGCGATGACATTATTGAAGCTGAAAGCAAAGCAGCATTGGATCGTGCGATTGCTATGCGAGATAATGCTGGAAGTCAAGTTGAACTTGAAAAGGCTCACCAACTCGTTGACCGTCATGCGGTCAGGTTGAAGGTTGCGGAACTGCGTCGCCGACATCGCCACTAG
- a CDS encoding metal-sensitive transcriptional regulator — translation MTTYGYSNNKEAVLKRLRRVEGQVRGVAKMVEADTYCIDILTQISAIQAATDKIALELLREHTKHCLLDESIGPRSRDEKINEVITAIDRLIK, via the coding sequence ATGACAACGTACGGATATTCAAATAACAAAGAAGCAGTTTTAAAACGTCTTCGCCGAGTAGAAGGTCAGGTGCGCGGCGTAGCAAAAATGGTAGAGGCGGACACGTATTGCATCGATATTTTAACTCAAATCAGTGCCATCCAGGCCGCTACTGATAAAATTGCCCTTGAACTTCTTCGCGAACATACAAAGCATTGCCTTTTGGACGAATCTATAGGTCCCCGAAGCAGAGATGAAAAAATTAATGAAGTAATAACTGCCATTGATAGGCTTATAAAATAA
- a CDS encoding tRNA-dihydrouridine synthase family protein — MEAITDVVFRHVVAHAAKPDLFFTEFTNASSFCSPAGVHSTRGRLAFTNDEHPMVAQIWGSKPDEFRRMAIGLKEMGFKGIDINMGCPDKSVIKAGAGSGLIRTPELAVELIAAAKEAGLPVSVKTRLGYSNTDEWKPWLTHILKQDIVNLTIHLRTRKEMSKVDAHYELIPEIKQLRDEIAPQTLLTINGDIRDRAHGMELVKEYGIDGIMIGRGIFANPYAFETTAVSVQTPVTQSDRDVTRGRPNAMGRPQAAHRVQVSTDTAVVEQRTHSKEDLLNLLLLHLDLFDKYSKELEPRRFEPLKRFFKIYVRDFPGASELREKLMHTKSTDEVRALLLDSII; from the coding sequence ATGGAGGCAATTACCGACGTTGTCTTTCGCCATGTCGTAGCTCATGCTGCCAAACCCGATCTTTTCTTTACCGAATTTACTAATGCGAGCAGTTTTTGTAGCCCTGCGGGAGTACACAGTACGCGCGGACGCCTGGCGTTCACTAACGACGAGCATCCGATGGTGGCTCAAATTTGGGGAAGCAAGCCGGATGAGTTTCGCAGAATGGCAATCGGCCTAAAAGAAATGGGATTCAAAGGAATCGACATTAACATGGGATGCCCCGATAAATCGGTCATCAAAGCAGGGGCGGGGAGCGGCCTCATTCGCACTCCTGAACTTGCCGTCGAACTTATTGCCGCCGCCAAAGAAGCCGGACTACCCGTCAGCGTTAAAACACGCCTAGGATATAGCAACACCGACGAATGGAAGCCATGGCTTACCCACATTCTAAAGCAGGACATCGTCAACCTCACTATCCATCTTCGCACCCGAAAAGAAATGAGCAAGGTTGACGCTCACTACGAACTCATTCCCGAAATCAAACAGCTCCGCGACGAGATCGCGCCCCAGACCTTACTGACAATCAATGGAGACATTCGTGATCGCGCCCACGGCATGGAATTGGTAAAAGAATATGGCATTGACGGCATTATGATTGGCCGAGGAATTTTTGCAAACCCCTACGCATTCGAGACAACAGCAGTATCTGTGCAAACGCCTGTGACCCAAAGTGACCGTGATGTCACACGGGGTCGGCCGAACGCCATGGGCCGGCCACAGGCCGCCCATAGAGTGCAAGTGAGCACAGATACTGCTGTTGTCGAACAACGAACGCACAGTAAAGAAGACCTTCTTAATCTTCTCCTCCTTCACCTAGACCTCTTCGACAAATATTCCAAGGAACTCGAGCCTCGCCGTTTCGAACCGCTAAAGCGTTTTTTCAAGATTTATGTTCGCGATTTTCCGGGCGCCAGTGAGTTGCGCGAAAAACTTATGCACACAAAAAGCACGGACGAAGTCCGCGCTCTGCTTTTGGATTCAATCATTTAA